Below is a window of Plasmodium cynomolgi strain B DNA, scaffold: 0015, whole genome shotgun sequence DNA.
CTTCATCgattttatattcatattttatatgtgcaTCGTAAGGCTTTCTAACGGAACGAAACTCATAAATCGCATTATCATCTGGAGCAATTTCTTCGAGAATagcataatttaaaatgctTAATCCAGCTGCATATTTTGTATGAGAATTGTAATATGTAATTTGTTCATAGGATGTAATTTGTTGAGTATATCCCTGATCTGTTGCGCAACAATCTGAATTATGTATAACTTTTGGAGGAGGTTCTTTTTCCTTAACATTAACACAATAATCGATGTTATTTTCAAAAGATACCTTTTCGGTCATATCAcatttgtttgtaaaattaattttgtcaGATGTCAttaaattcatatatttattttttgtttcctcttTAAGAAAATGCGTTTTCTGTTCGGTTAAccatttttcatattgtgAACATCTTGTGTTGCAAGGTTCTTTATCTTTACCTGATGATTCTGTTTTACATTGTTCTAATGTTTGTATATT
It encodes the following:
- a CDS encoding hypothetical protein (putative); protein product: IDFCSEKNGYISNIQTLEQCKTESSGKDKEPCNTRCSQYEKWLTEQKTHFLKEETKNKYMNLMTSDKINFTNKCDMTEKVSFENNIDYCVNVKEKEPPPKVIHNSDCCATDQGYTQQITSYEQITYYNSHTKYAAGLSILNYAILEEIAPDDNAIYEFRSVRKPYDAHIKYEYKIDEEPTNIQTYQDTQHPSISEVSNTEIAQI